The following are encoded in a window of Brevibacillus ruminantium genomic DNA:
- a CDS encoding sodium:solute symporter family protein, whose amino-acid sequence MFEVSPVFYYVIAGYFLMIVVIGFLAGRGNKTSEDHLVAGRSIGPVIGGAALAATQLSAGTFVGTVGVLYMTGASYMWYWPGMFAGWLVSAIWVAPKFQKFKGVTVPDYIEKRYNSKLAKAIAAGLIVIAYTVYLIAQYVAGGILMETIFGLPKIWGAIITIGITMIYTMKGGMKATTYSDFIQAIIMAGCFFAAVPILYSQAGGFDFVGRFVTELQPSLTGWHWSFKDILGFAMAFGLSVAIAPYELARMYTMKSQKAVRMAIGFSFIFQAVIAVSVCLVGLAMRSLYPVMNNADAASSIMAVNVLPPLVGALIVVAILAAIMSTVSGVMLVSASAISHDIYGLINPKATDKQKLRVNKIAIVILSILPLYFALHPFDMVQFIVIVQSSMVASFFFATVVIGLNWKRATGTAALISMLGGLATVLLWYVLGKPFGVNEVIPGVIVSTVLLIACSFVTKPVPEESLAPFFQK is encoded by the coding sequence ATGTTTGAAGTCAGTCCAGTTTTTTATTACGTGATTGCCGGCTATTTTTTGATGATTGTGGTGATCGGGTTTTTGGCCGGTCGAGGAAACAAGACCAGCGAGGATCACCTCGTCGCCGGACGTTCGATCGGACCGGTGATCGGGGGAGCCGCCCTGGCTGCCACGCAGCTGAGTGCAGGGACGTTTGTCGGAACCGTAGGTGTCCTGTATATGACGGGTGCCAGCTATATGTGGTACTGGCCGGGAATGTTTGCCGGCTGGCTAGTGTCTGCCATCTGGGTCGCTCCCAAATTTCAAAAGTTTAAGGGCGTGACGGTACCGGATTACATCGAAAAGCGGTACAACAGCAAGCTGGCGAAGGCGATTGCCGCAGGATTGATCGTCATCGCCTACACCGTCTATCTGATCGCGCAATACGTGGCGGGCGGCATTTTGATGGAAACCATCTTCGGCCTGCCAAAAATCTGGGGAGCCATCATCACCATTGGGATTACGATGATTTACACGATGAAGGGCGGCATGAAGGCTACCACCTACAGCGACTTCATCCAGGCTATCATCATGGCCGGCTGTTTTTTTGCCGCCGTTCCTATTTTGTACTCGCAGGCAGGCGGCTTTGATTTCGTCGGCCGATTCGTTACCGAGCTTCAGCCTTCCTTGACTGGCTGGCACTGGAGCTTTAAAGATATTCTCGGCTTTGCGATGGCTTTTGGCTTGTCCGTGGCGATCGCTCCGTACGAGCTGGCACGGATGTATACGATGAAAAGCCAGAAGGCCGTCCGTATGGCAATCGGCTTCTCCTTTATCTTCCAGGCTGTGATTGCCGTCTCCGTCTGTCTGGTGGGACTTGCGATGCGCTCGCTCTACCCAGTGATGAACAATGCAGACGCTGCGTCGTCCATTATGGCGGTCAACGTGCTTCCGCCGCTCGTAGGTGCCCTGATCGTTGTCGCTATTTTGGCCGCCATTATGAGTACCGTTTCCGGGGTCATGCTGGTCTCTGCCTCTGCGATCTCTCATGATATCTACGGCCTGATCAATCCGAAAGCGACCGATAAGCAAAAGCTTCGGGTGAACAAGATCGCGATTGTGATTTTGTCCATACTCCCGCTGTACTTTGCACTCCATCCATTTGACATGGTACAGTTTATCGTGATTGTCCAATCCTCCATGGTGGCCAGCTTCTTCTTTGCCACAGTGGTGATCGGACTGAACTGGAAGCGGGCGACCGGAACAGCGGCGCTGATTTCCATGCTGGGGGGACTTGCGACTGTGCTTCTCTGGTATGTACTCGGCAAGCCGTTTGGCGTCAACGAGGTGATTCCGGGTGTGATCGTCTCTACGGTCCTGCTGATCGCTTGCAGTTTTGTAACGAAGCCGGTGCCGGAAGAATCGCTTGCTCCGTTTTTCCAAAAGTAG